The Niallia alba genome includes a window with the following:
- the tnpA gene encoding IS200/IS605 family transposase, with translation MNSLAHTTWNCKYHIVFAPKYRRQIIYGKYKKSIGQIIRDLCERKGVVIHEANACPDHIHMLVSIPPKLSVSQFMGYLKGKSSLMIFDRHANLKYRYGNRKFWCRGFYVDTVGRNKKQIQEYIRNQLVEDYRADQLTLFEEFDPFTGEKNKKK, from the coding sequence ATGAATAGTTTAGCACACACGACATGGAATTGTAAGTATCACATCGTATTTGCACCAAAGTACAGAAGACAAATTATTTATGGGAAATACAAAAAGAGTATTGGACAAATTATCCGGGATTTGTGTGAACGAAAGGGTGTTGTCATTCATGAAGCCAATGCTTGTCCTGACCACATTCATATGTTAGTAAGTATCCCACCAAAATTAAGTGTGTCTCAGTTCATGGGTTACTTGAAAGGAAAAAGTAGTCTCATGATTTTCGATAGACATGCCAATTTAAAGTACCGATATGGAAATCGTAAATTTTGGTGTCGTGGCTTCTATGTTGATACCGTAGGCCGAAACAAAAAGCAAATACAAGAATACATTCGAAATCAGCTGGTAGAAGACTACCGAGCTGACCAGTTAACATTGTTCGAAGAGTTTGATCCGTTTACAGGAGAAAAAAATAAGAAGAAATAA
- a CDS encoding ABC transporter substrate-binding protein — protein sequence MTKWTFTWLIAGLLIVALSACQPKSEEDSSERKTADERITLTIRNPKVEISTQFEEMVMAYEREHPNIDIQVHTVGGAADDLADLKAQIAAGNGPDIFTNTGYDNVKIWSDYLEDLSDQPWISHAYKDTLKPVTMDGKVYGMPLNIEGYGFIYNKDLFHKAGIHTLPRTLSELQAAAQTLEESGITPFATGYYEEWKLGDHLLNIAFAQQDDPEAFIAQLNKGTTKITNNQKFLDIISLLDTTIKYGNQNPLTTDYNTEVDLFASGKAAMIQQGNWIQPMIDQQSPNMNIGFLPIPINEEPADAIVVNVSNYWVVNKQSSAEKKKAAKIFLNWMVFSEQGKSFMTEQFKFIPAFDHIEAHHLGPLATEIMNYYQTGNTLRANWFSFPGSAREEFGLAMQLYVGNQLNREQLLQEFQKSWERAAASSSH from the coding sequence ATGACAAAGTGGACATTCACATGGCTTATTGCAGGATTGTTGATTGTTGCACTTTCAGCTTGTCAGCCAAAATCAGAAGAAGACTCAAGCGAAAGAAAAACAGCCGATGAACGCATCACACTAACTATCCGAAATCCAAAAGTAGAAATTTCTACCCAATTTGAAGAAATGGTGATGGCATATGAACGCGAACATCCAAATATAGATATTCAGGTTCACACTGTAGGTGGTGCTGCTGATGATCTTGCTGATTTGAAAGCTCAAATTGCAGCAGGGAATGGTCCTGATATTTTTACAAATACAGGGTATGACAATGTGAAGATATGGAGTGACTATTTAGAAGATCTATCTGATCAACCATGGATTTCACATGCATACAAAGACACCTTGAAACCTGTAACAATGGATGGCAAAGTGTATGGAATGCCCCTTAATATAGAAGGATATGGATTCATATATAACAAAGATTTATTCCATAAGGCAGGAATTCATACGCTTCCTAGAACGTTATCTGAGTTACAGGCTGCAGCACAAACATTAGAAGAATCTGGTATTACGCCCTTTGCAACTGGATATTATGAAGAGTGGAAGCTTGGTGATCATCTCTTAAATATTGCATTTGCACAACAAGATGATCCTGAAGCATTTATTGCCCAACTAAACAAAGGAACCACAAAAATTACGAACAATCAAAAATTCTTAGATATTATTTCTTTACTTGATACTACCATCAAATATGGAAACCAAAATCCCCTAACAACGGACTATAATACAGAAGTTGATCTCTTCGCTTCGGGAAAAGCTGCGATGATCCAACAAGGCAATTGGATTCAGCCAATGATTGATCAGCAGTCTCCGAACATGAACATTGGATTTCTGCCAATTCCTATTAACGAGGAACCAGCTGACGCAATCGTTGTTAACGTTTCTAATTATTGGGTAGTTAACAAGCAATCATCTGCTGAAAAGAAAAAAGCAGCCAAAATTTTTCTAAACTGGATGGTATTTTCAGAGCAAGGAAAGTCCTTTATGACAGAACAATTTAAATTCATTCCAGCTTTTGACCATATAGAGGCACACCATCTAGGACCGCTTGCAACGGAAATTATGAACTACTATCAAACAGGAAACACCCTTAGAGCCAATTGGTTTTCCTTTCCTGGTAGTGCACGAGAAGAGTTTGGATTAGCTATGCAATTATACGTAGGTAATCAGCTAAATCGAGAACAATTGCTGCAAGAATTTCAAAAATCTTGGGAAAGGGCTGCCGCTTCGTCTTCCCACTAA
- a CDS encoding response regulator transcription factor → MKVLIIDDEINVRYVIRYIGEWKKNGITTILEASNGEDAIKIIKKQKPEIIFTDVKMPKMDGIEIIEWLDSISYSGKVILITGFDDYTYMRKAIQCSSFDYLLKPIEAESLNNTLSEAVQTWITENKDAGVLEDAKRLRLNQLATQACMGEEFDLIELASSLPDTVEYELTLISFYQMHHSEPYIQLLANQLIEEGIGNAFALQHDHSLCLVITTSQQWLSVEEWIIQQFDIPIRIVNGASLLSLGKIHESYQSMQKAVEEQNYRTIHRLNDIDDAKRMQDIVSYVDTYYMEELSLEKLSNRFFLSREHISRKFKQQTGMPLSKYIMKLRIERAKYLLREKDENIYAIALLLGYQDEKYFSKLFKKMVGLTPFEYRNCQKTLDAK, encoded by the coding sequence TTGAAAGTTCTTATTATAGACGACGAAATTAATGTACGATATGTTATTCGCTATATTGGTGAATGGAAAAAAAACGGAATCACGACCATCTTAGAAGCTAGCAATGGAGAAGACGCAATAAAAATCATCAAAAAACAAAAACCGGAAATTATCTTTACAGATGTGAAGATGCCGAAAATGGATGGCATAGAAATAATTGAGTGGCTAGATTCCATTTCTTATTCTGGTAAGGTTATTCTGATTACAGGATTTGACGATTATACCTATATGCGAAAAGCAATCCAGTGCAGCAGCTTTGATTATTTATTAAAACCGATTGAAGCTGAATCTTTAAACAATACTTTATCAGAAGCAGTACAAACATGGATAACCGAAAATAAAGATGCAGGTGTTTTAGAAGACGCAAAAAGACTGCGTTTGAATCAATTGGCTACACAAGCTTGTATGGGAGAAGAATTTGACTTAATAGAGCTTGCTTCTAGTCTTCCCGATACAGTCGAGTATGAACTAACGCTTATTTCTTTTTATCAGATGCACCATTCTGAGCCATATATCCAATTACTTGCCAATCAACTTATAGAAGAAGGAATAGGAAATGCTTTTGCCCTTCAACATGATCATAGCCTTTGCTTAGTAATTACTACTAGCCAACAATGGCTGTCTGTTGAAGAATGGATTATTCAGCAATTCGATATCCCTATCCGAATCGTAAATGGAGCGTCACTTCTATCGTTGGGAAAAATCCATGAGTCTTATCAATCGATGCAAAAAGCAGTGGAAGAACAAAATTACCGGACGATTCACCGTTTAAATGATATAGACGATGCCAAGCGAATGCAGGATATTGTTTCTTATGTTGATACTTATTATATGGAAGAATTAAGTTTAGAAAAACTTTCTAATCGATTTTTCTTAAGTCGCGAGCATATCTCTAGAAAATTCAAACAGCAAACAGGCATGCCTTTATCCAAATATATTATGAAACTGAGAATCGAGAGAGCTAAATACTTGCTTCGGGAAAAAGATGAAAACATTTATGCAATTGCTTTATTACTCGGTTATCAAGATGAAAAGTACTTTTCAAAATTATTTAAAAAAATGGTTGGCTTAACGCCATTTGAGTACAGAAACTGTCAGAAAACGTTGGACGCAAAGTAG
- a CDS encoding cache domain-containing sensor histidine kinase encodes MKSIQSRLFFMLLAFIILPYFLTVLIIYGYTKDSVEQHELQNSKEQLDKLSKELEQYFNDMINLPYILYRNPDFFRIFTNGYEDSIYFNPIAMEENIETFFLMRSEIRQIRFYLDKNKESFTIYNGMISARKPQNDFMMLDSMQELIHSNSRFLIEPPHTIGNYNNAAIIPESDKTEVMTIHHKILDPLSKEFLGVITIDMDLDKYAQICRNLLQEKGDSIYLLNEHDIVMYTNVHSLIGKTADEKFLHASQDKSNDIILSKTLSKPLHQWKIVKVTPSDRLFYDARQTAYTNILVGIGVGVLGLLMISILAYYISRPIKVLSQKVLSIKGGNLNIPFTDNREDEIGHLEKHMKEMLERINLHIDREYKLEIENRKNQLRALKSQVNPHFLFNALQSIGAVALQNSSPKIYQLVTSLSKMMRYSIRADQWVLVREELDYIKAYLTLQRERFGSKLNYSIHISEEIQGIKIPSMILQPLVENYFKHCYEQGYFNSTLYITGENKEDFLYLIVENDYSSLSAEELETLRSNIYRAPYAGEFSHEHIGLKNIHDRLLLNYESKAGLEIDTNEGHGFIVKLYIPMQN; translated from the coding sequence ATGAAAAGCATTCAAAGCCGTTTATTTTTTATGCTTCTTGCTTTCATTATCCTGCCCTATTTTTTAACGGTTTTAATTATTTATGGATATACAAAGGATAGTGTCGAACAGCATGAACTGCAAAACAGCAAAGAACAATTAGATAAATTATCCAAAGAATTAGAACAATATTTTAACGATATGATTAACCTTCCCTATATTTTATATAGAAATCCAGACTTTTTTCGGATTTTCACTAATGGCTATGAAGATTCCATTTATTTTAATCCAATTGCTATGGAAGAAAATATTGAAACTTTTTTCCTGATGCGTTCCGAAATCCGCCAAATTCGTTTTTATTTGGATAAGAATAAAGAATCATTCACTATTTATAATGGGATGATCAGCGCAAGAAAACCGCAAAATGATTTTATGATGCTAGACTCCATGCAAGAGCTGATTCATTCAAATTCACGTTTTTTAATAGAGCCTCCCCATACGATTGGAAACTATAATAATGCCGCGATTATACCTGAATCAGACAAAACAGAGGTTATGACTATCCATCATAAAATATTGGATCCTCTATCCAAAGAATTTCTTGGGGTTATTACAATTGATATGGATCTAGACAAGTATGCACAGATTTGCAGGAATCTATTACAGGAGAAAGGTGATTCCATTTATCTTCTTAATGAACATGATATTGTAATGTATACAAATGTTCATTCCCTAATAGGAAAAACAGCAGATGAGAAATTCCTTCATGCCAGCCAGGATAAAAGCAATGATATTATCTTATCTAAAACATTATCAAAACCACTTCATCAGTGGAAAATCGTAAAGGTGACACCTAGTGATAGATTATTTTATGATGCTAGACAAACCGCTTACACCAACATACTGGTTGGGATAGGGGTGGGGGTACTAGGACTATTAATGATCAGCATCCTTGCCTATTATATATCACGTCCTATTAAAGTGCTCAGCCAAAAGGTGCTTTCTATTAAAGGAGGAAATTTAAATATTCCTTTTACCGACAACCGCGAAGACGAAATTGGTCATCTAGAAAAGCATATGAAAGAAATGTTGGAGCGTATAAATCTCCATATTGATCGGGAATACAAATTGGAGATTGAGAATAGAAAAAATCAATTACGAGCACTTAAATCTCAAGTGAATCCACACTTTCTATTTAATGCTCTTCAATCCATAGGAGCAGTTGCGCTGCAAAATAGCTCTCCTAAAATCTATCAACTTGTGACATCCTTATCAAAAATGATGAGATACTCTATCCGAGCAGATCAGTGGGTTCTAGTTCGTGAAGAACTGGATTATATAAAAGCATACTTAACGCTGCAACGGGAACGTTTTGGCAGTAAGCTAAACTACTCTATTCATATAAGTGAAGAAATTCAGGGGATAAAAATCCCTAGTATGATACTCCAGCCACTTGTAGAGAACTACTTTAAACATTGCTATGAACAAGGCTATTTTAATTCTACATTATATATAACAGGCGAAAATAAAGAAGATTTTTTATATCTAATCGTTGAAAATGACTACTCAAGTTTATCAGCAGAAGAGCTGGAGACTTTAAGGAGTAATATCTATCGTGCTCCTTATGCTGGCGAATTTTCTCACGAGCATATTGGTTTAAAAAATATACATGACCGTCTTCTTCTAAACTACGAATCAAAAGCAGGTTTAGAGATAGATACCAACGAGGGGCATGGCTTTATCGTAAAGCTATATATCCCGATGCAAAATTAA
- a CDS encoding LysR family transcriptional regulator has protein sequence MEIRQIQYFLEAAKREHITEAADALHVAQSSVSRQIFNLEAELGVELFIREGRSVKLTPLGKVFFERMKQVWSMMEDAKREVEESLDPEKGTVRIAFPISMAAHTLPSIIYSFRNRYPEAKFHMSNALYYDLIDGVINGEFNLAMIAPMPNREKEDKINGATLFTENIVALLPLHHPLSNQKELQLKDLKNDPFCVLPEGFVFRDQVVKACHDAGFSPQIAFEGKDIDALKGLVSAGLGVALMPEMTLVDNTPRSTCVIPLSDVNLTRTVGVIYPSHRKLLPTESLFYQFLLETYERLNEFKK, from the coding sequence ATGGAAATAAGACAAATCCAGTATTTTTTGGAAGCGGCGAAAAGGGAACATATTACTGAAGCTGCTGACGCTTTGCATGTGGCACAATCCTCTGTAAGTCGACAAATTTTCAATTTAGAAGCAGAATTAGGAGTAGAGCTTTTTATACGCGAAGGAAGAAGCGTAAAATTAACACCTCTCGGAAAAGTTTTTTTTGAGCGGATGAAACAAGTATGGAGTATGATGGAGGATGCGAAAAGAGAAGTAGAGGAATCACTTGATCCTGAAAAAGGGACAGTCAGAATTGCATTCCCTATCAGTATGGCTGCTCATACGTTACCTTCTATCATTTATTCATTTCGCAACCGATATCCAGAAGCAAAATTCCATATGAGCAACGCCCTGTATTATGACCTTATCGATGGAGTTATTAATGGAGAATTTAATTTGGCAATGATTGCGCCAATGCCAAACCGAGAAAAGGAGGATAAAATTAACGGTGCTACATTATTTACAGAAAATATTGTTGCCCTACTTCCTCTTCATCATCCATTGAGCAATCAAAAAGAGTTACAGCTAAAAGATTTAAAGAATGATCCCTTCTGTGTCTTACCAGAAGGATTCGTATTCAGGGACCAAGTGGTTAAAGCATGTCATGATGCAGGATTTTCTCCACAGATTGCATTTGAAGGAAAAGACATAGATGCACTGAAAGGATTAGTATCTGCCGGGTTAGGAGTAGCCTTGATGCCAGAAATGACATTGGTGGATAACACACCACGTTCTACTTGCGTCATTCCCCTTTCAGATGTTAATCTGACGAGAACCGTTGGGGTTATTTATCCAAGTCATCGCAAACTACTTCCAACAGAATCACTATTTTACCAATTTCTCTTAGAGACATACGAAAGATTGAATGAGTTTAAAAAGTAA
- the gdhA gene encoding NADP-specific glutamate dehydrogenase, translated as MKVLEKKDEFQTHTVKDYINQLLIQVQERDPHEKEFQQAVKEVLESLVPVLEKNPKYIKYAVLERMLEPDRMISFKVPWMDDKGNIKVNRGYRVQFNNAIGPYKGGLRFHSSVNASIIKFLGFEQIFKNSLTGQSIGGGKGGSDFDPKGKSDLEIMRFCQSFMTELSKHIGPDIDVPAGDIGVGAREIGYMFGQYKRLKGAYEAGVLTGKGIGYGGSLGRKEATGYGLVYFVEEMLKNQGLSFKDSTVVVSGSGNVSIYAMEKAMQLGAKIVACSDSSGYVYDPNGIDLDTVKQLKEEENKRISEYVNKHPEAIYQQGYTGIWRIPCDIALPCATQNELNKESAEKLIANGVKAIGEGANMPSTLEAVDTFIHHNVLFAPAKAANAGGVAVSALEMAQNSARIAWTQDEVDKKLQDIMKNIYSKSIKASEDYATKGNLVAGANIAGFIKVADAMIEQGII; from the coding sequence ATGAAAGTGCTGGAGAAAAAAGATGAGTTTCAAACACACACCGTGAAAGATTACATTAACCAATTATTGATTCAAGTTCAAGAACGTGATCCTCACGAAAAGGAGTTCCAGCAGGCAGTTAAAGAGGTCCTCGAGTCTTTAGTTCCTGTACTTGAAAAAAATCCTAAATATATAAAATATGCTGTACTAGAAAGAATGCTTGAACCAGATCGAATGATTAGCTTTAAAGTACCTTGGATGGATGACAAAGGAAATATAAAAGTAAACCGTGGCTATCGTGTCCAATTTAATAATGCGATTGGACCTTATAAAGGAGGATTAAGATTTCATTCTTCTGTTAATGCAAGTATTATTAAATTTCTTGGTTTTGAGCAAATCTTTAAAAACTCGTTAACTGGTCAGTCGATAGGTGGCGGAAAAGGTGGTTCCGATTTCGATCCTAAAGGGAAGTCAGATTTAGAAATTATGCGTTTTTGTCAGAGCTTTATGACAGAACTTAGCAAGCATATCGGACCAGATATCGATGTGCCCGCTGGAGATATTGGAGTAGGTGCAAGAGAAATCGGTTATATGTTTGGACAATATAAAAGATTAAAAGGCGCTTATGAAGCAGGTGTGTTAACCGGTAAAGGCATCGGATATGGCGGAAGCTTAGGTCGTAAAGAAGCAACTGGCTACGGATTAGTATACTTTGTGGAAGAAATGCTTAAAAATCAGGGGCTAAGCTTTAAAGATAGTACGGTTGTTGTGTCAGGATCAGGAAATGTATCTATTTATGCGATGGAGAAGGCGATGCAGTTAGGTGCAAAAATTGTTGCTTGCAGCGATTCCAGTGGTTACGTGTATGATCCAAATGGAATAGATCTAGATACAGTGAAACAATTAAAAGAAGAAGAAAACAAGAGAATCTCTGAATATGTGAATAAGCATCCTGAGGCAATCTACCAGCAAGGATATACTGGTATTTGGAGGATTCCTTGCGATATTGCTCTGCCATGTGCAACACAAAATGAGTTGAATAAAGAATCAGCAGAAAAGTTAATCGCCAATGGGGTAAAGGCAATAGGGGAAGGGGCAAATATGCCTTCTACTCTAGAAGCAGTCGATACCTTTATCCATCATAATGTGTTATTTGCACCTGCCAAAGCAGCAAATGCAGGTGGAGTGGCAGTCTCAGCTTTAGAAATGGCACAAAATAGCGCTAGAATAGCTTGGACTCAAGATGAAGTAGATAAGAAATTACAAGATATCATGAAAAATATTTATAGCAAAAGTATAAAAGCTTCAGAGGATTATGCTACTAAAGGAAATCTAGTTGCAGGTGCTAATATTGCAGGCTTCATTAAAGTTGCAGATGCTATGATTGAGCAGGGGATTATATAA
- a CDS encoding M20 metallopeptidase family protein gives MLSNWNLQLEEMYDKMVEWRRYIHQHPELTNQEYETSKLIASILSDYGIERKINVGGLGVIGFIKGAQTGKTIALRADFDALPIQDEKDVSYKSKVDGVMHACGHDGHTATLLAVGKVLQQNRNQLAGNVVLIFQHAEEGGGGARKMIADNCLEGVDAIFANHLWSLIPVGTISYTKGYTTAAGDGFEIKIKGKGGHGSSPHDTVDSIAVAGQLINQLQYIVSRRVHPQKTAVVSIGSIHAGDAANVIADSAILKGTVRTYEKEVQQLVEEEMKDAIRGICLSSKADYEFNYFHGVAGVYNHPNETKIFASTMKSALPEIHVEEVPALLVSEDFANYLEEKPGMLFFTGAGNESLGAIYPHHHPKFDFDERAMLHAGKAMLAIVDYYLVESDLEVIEQCNVVK, from the coding sequence ATGCTAAGCAATTGGAATCTTCAATTAGAGGAAATGTACGATAAAATGGTGGAATGGCGTAGATATATACATCAGCATCCCGAACTTACAAATCAAGAATATGAGACTTCCAAGCTCATTGCATCCATCTTATCGGATTATGGAATTGAGAGGAAAATCAATGTTGGTGGCTTGGGAGTAATCGGGTTTATAAAGGGAGCACAGACAGGGAAAACCATTGCACTAAGAGCCGATTTTGATGCACTACCCATTCAGGATGAAAAAGATGTTTCCTATAAATCAAAAGTTGACGGAGTCATGCATGCATGTGGACATGATGGACACACAGCAACTTTACTGGCTGTTGGTAAGGTTCTGCAACAAAATAGAAATCAGCTAGCCGGAAACGTAGTACTAATCTTTCAACATGCAGAAGAAGGAGGAGGAGGAGCAAGAAAAATGATTGCGGACAATTGTTTGGAAGGGGTGGATGCTATATTTGCTAATCACTTGTGGAGCCTAATCCCTGTTGGAACGATTTCCTATACAAAAGGATATACCACAGCAGCAGGAGACGGATTCGAGATTAAAATTAAGGGAAAAGGCGGTCATGGCTCCTCTCCGCATGATACGGTTGACTCGATTGCTGTTGCCGGACAGCTGATTAACCAGCTTCAATATATCGTTAGCAGAAGAGTTCATCCCCAGAAAACAGCAGTTGTCTCCATTGGTTCCATTCATGCCGGAGATGCTGCCAATGTCATAGCTGATTCTGCTATTTTAAAAGGAACAGTGAGAACATATGAAAAAGAGGTACAGCAATTAGTAGAGGAAGAAATGAAGGATGCTATCAGAGGAATCTGTTTAAGCTCAAAGGCTGATTATGAATTTAACTATTTTCATGGAGTAGCAGGGGTGTATAATCATCCGAATGAAACAAAGATATTTGCCAGTACAATGAAATCTGCATTACCAGAAATACATGTAGAAGAAGTTCCAGCGCTGTTAGTCAGTGAGGATTTTGCTAATTATTTGGAAGAAAAGCCAGGCATGCTTTTCTTTACAGGAGCCGGAAATGAATCATTAGGTGCTATCTATCCGCATCATCATCCTAAATTTGACTTTGATGAAAGAGCTATGCTTCATGCTGGAAAAGCAATGCTGGCGATTGTTGATTATTATCTTGTAGAAAGTGATTTGGAAGTAATAGAGCAATGTAATGTTGTAAAGTAA
- the dcm gene encoding DNA (cytosine-5-)-methyltransferase: MLYRFIDLFAGIGGIRTAFEPYGQCVFSCEWDIKAQETYEANFGEKPVGDIRTVNEKQVPDHDILLAGFPCQPFSIAGVSKKKSLGREHGFLDETQGTLFFDIARIIKEKKPQAFLLENVKNLRSHDKGKTFKVIKKVLEEELGYTVYADVLNAKGLVPQNRERIYIVGFKKPLKFEFPIIPSVGPSLYSILEENVEEKYTLSDKLWAYLQAYKEKHAKKGNGFGYGLANLHSYSRTLSARYYKDGSEILIPQEDGKNPRRLTPRECARLQGFPETFKIVVSNTAAYKQFGNSVAVPVVRLIAEKMVQAIERDELIQDFVHEERVEYATT; the protein is encoded by the coding sequence GTGTTATACAGATTTATTGACTTGTTCGCTGGAATCGGGGGGATAAGGACTGCTTTTGAACCATATGGGCAATGTGTATTTTCTTGTGAGTGGGATATTAAAGCGCAAGAAACTTATGAGGCTAATTTTGGTGAAAAACCGGTTGGAGATATTAGAACGGTAAATGAAAAACAAGTCCCTGACCATGATATACTTTTAGCTGGATTTCCTTGCCAACCATTTTCAATTGCGGGTGTTAGTAAAAAGAAGAGTCTTGGTAGAGAACATGGATTCCTTGATGAGACCCAAGGAACTTTATTTTTTGATATAGCAAGAATTATAAAAGAAAAGAAACCACAGGCATTTTTACTAGAGAATGTTAAAAATCTTAGAAGTCATGATAAAGGAAAAACTTTTAAAGTGATAAAAAAAGTTTTGGAGGAAGAGCTTGGTTACACGGTTTATGCTGATGTACTTAATGCTAAAGGACTTGTTCCACAAAATAGAGAACGTATATATATAGTAGGTTTTAAAAAGCCACTTAAATTTGAGTTTCCTATAATCCCTAGTGTGGGTCCGTCTCTTTACTCTATACTTGAAGAAAATGTTGAAGAAAAATATACTTTGTCAGACAAGTTATGGGCATATCTACAGGCCTATAAAGAAAAACATGCAAAAAAAGGAAATGGTTTTGGATACGGTCTTGCTAATCTACATTCATATAGTAGAACACTTAGCGCAAGATATTATAAAGATGGAAGTGAAATTTTAATTCCACAAGAAGATGGGAAAAATCCAAGAAGATTAACTCCTAGAGAATGTGCTCGCTTACAGGGGTTTCCAGAAACGTTTAAAATTGTAGTAAGTAATACGGCAGCTTATAAACAATTTGGTAATAGTGTTGCCGTTCCAGTTGTTCGATTAATTGCTGAAAAAATGGTACAAGCTATTGAACGGGACGAACTAATCCAAGATTTTGTACATGAGGAGCGAGTTGAATATGCAACCACATAG
- a CDS encoding type II restriction endonuclease — MQPHSRGQLEKAIEAAKQYGRFYCKFITANDVGLTNAHQEGLHIAKGAWKIFFEKEGIKGENNSKMVNIHIDGYYPFESRIIYYGKGTRNEYRITRFWTNSPFEKEQQVGNLIVFIPLDHENFKVYIFNTEEVIETFEDKFSLTLINNNAVYIEGEKRDVDLSNKIEMLINEKASKYESFPETIHLAEIAREIYNEVYKIKKFNPDKMLLKWIETEYSLFRAIERNIYKDVLIKPFNELDLLLEFASSALNRRKSRAGKSLEHHIDFILRKMNIPFSHPGKTEGKKQPDFILPSSNEYADNLYASNNLIFLGAKTTCKDRWRQILNEANRIPAKHLLTLQQGITVNQLEEMHDEKVILVVPKPYHKAYPESHRDRLWSVEKFILYAKGMYDY; from the coding sequence ATGCAACCACATAGTAGGGGGCAATTAGAAAAAGCGATCGAGGCGGCCAAGCAATATGGTCGCTTTTATTGTAAATTTATTACTGCAAATGATGTTGGTTTAACAAATGCACATCAAGAAGGACTGCATATTGCAAAAGGAGCTTGGAAAATATTTTTTGAAAAGGAGGGGATAAAAGGAGAAAATAATTCTAAAATGGTAAATATACATATAGATGGTTACTATCCATTTGAAAGTAGAATAATTTATTATGGGAAAGGTACGAGAAATGAATATCGTATTACAAGGTTTTGGACAAATTCTCCATTCGAAAAAGAACAACAAGTAGGAAATTTAATTGTTTTTATCCCCTTAGATCATGAAAATTTCAAGGTATATATTTTTAATACTGAAGAAGTAATTGAAACCTTTGAAGATAAATTTTCACTTACTCTGATTAATAACAATGCAGTATATATAGAGGGAGAAAAAAGAGATGTTGATCTTTCGAATAAGATAGAAATGTTGATTAATGAGAAAGCATCCAAATATGAAAGTTTTCCTGAAACAATACATCTTGCAGAAATAGCAAGAGAAATATACAACGAAGTATATAAAATTAAGAAATTCAATCCTGATAAAATGCTACTTAAATGGATTGAAACAGAGTACAGTTTATTTCGTGCAATAGAAAGAAATATTTATAAAGACGTTCTGATAAAACCATTTAATGAGTTAGATTTACTTTTAGAATTTGCTAGTAGTGCACTAAATCGAAGAAAGAGTAGAGCTGGAAAATCATTAGAGCACCATATTGATTTTATTCTGAGAAAAATGAATATTCCTTTTAGTCATCCTGGTAAAACAGAAGGTAAAAAGCAACCTGACTTTATTCTTCCCTCAAGTAATGAGTATGCAGATAACCTATATGCTTCAAACAATTTGATTTTTTTAGGAGCTAAAACGACTTGTAAAGACAGATGGAGACAGATTCTTAACGAGGCGAATCGAATTCCAGCTAAACATTTATTGACCTTACAACAAGGAATTACTGTTAATCAATTAGAAGAAATGCATGATGAGAAGGTGATTCTTGTTGTTCCAAAACCTTATCATAAAGCATATCCAGAGTCACACCGAGACAGGCTTTGGTCAGTGGAGAAATTTATACTTTATGCAAAAGGAATGTATGATTATTAA